In Edaphobacter paludis, a single window of DNA contains:
- a CDS encoding carboxypeptidase-like regulatory domain-containing protein, whose product MRLGSLCTALLALVAMAGVGFAQTGSVTGQIFDPAGALVPNATITAISNSTGITRTTTTTSAGLYNFAALPPSIYTVSVAASGFQPLTRSNVVLNIAAILPLNFTLSVAAAATSVDVQDVVTAPIETNSFELSTVVNAKQINDLPLILRDPYQLVLLAPGVVTASNNVGGFSVNGQRDRNNNFMLDGGDNNDTSVPGGQQGISAANPDSTQEFRVITNNFDAEFGRNTGAIVDVVTRGGSNGFHGNAYEFGRYNALGARDFFNKKENGPQDPYVRNDFGASIGGPVWKDRTFFFLNAEVQRFRTTRTSFQTTPTAAFRTGKFTYTDPIGGSQTPVDLTADPTTNPDNISGLRQDPLIAKILALAPVGQADNGDGVSTTYFFPSLDALNSYNLTGRFDQKLTNKHQLTVRYIYGHAAESNPFHDEVLPGYGNFSNINTNHNGVISLASSLSARATNLLRAGYNQSNSGDYCNHAAIDALTGTDTFGNGRDINIPYFFIFGCSALGDSNAQARLSSTLLFADTFTFTKGAHSIKFGGEYRSVKDNNFTDFNSRNLLLLDNFTIFGYPSYSFYGSHRSPSVRGFEDLIWGAQGAVANSSENQFFTRAGVRRANDVARFRQHEGAAFAQDTWKVNSRFTAILGLRYAFNGVPYEKDGNLSTFLGDASAAVPAVGYFSFTSVGSGTGRQLYADSWKLIEPRIGFAYDLNGDGKTAIRGGFGIFHDRVFDNLFGSAKSNPPFQAQANEYPFDGTSTTPTVENTAFPGELTPSPNITDGQFLTAPVVIDPHLKMPTSQSYNLGIQHQINNNFTLEVNYVGNHSTHGLRAIDGAPPQPNLVQAALAAGVLPDALTFDALYQGGVDANGTSFGPMVNNNAFYHEAFETSVVSGNYNALQAKLSGQVGGLTFTGSYTWSHSLDNGSDPIHPGAGDSFFPRNSYDLSPEYGNSDFDVRQRGVLAATYALPIGIGSTHLNSNLVGHIFEGIQLSGIQQVQTGLPFDLRGTRDNLHTGAANRPQLVGAPYPSGRGTIVASGKITGPAAAAFANAPYGQNLSLHRNKFYGPGFVNTDVVFQKTQTLREQVKLIFRAESYNVFNHPNLASPPASSLSIASPTFGVSQSQLSQNDGTTGARQIQAALKVVF is encoded by the coding sequence ATGCGTCTTGGAAGCCTGTGTACCGCGTTGTTGGCCCTCGTTGCTATGGCTGGAGTTGGATTCGCGCAGACCGGCAGCGTCACCGGCCAGATCTTCGATCCTGCTGGCGCTCTCGTTCCGAACGCAACCATCACAGCAATTTCCAATTCGACAGGCATTACGCGCACAACGACGACAACTTCGGCAGGCCTCTATAACTTCGCCGCGTTGCCCCCGTCCATCTATACTGTCTCCGTCGCCGCATCGGGCTTTCAGCCACTCACTCGCAGCAACGTCGTTCTCAACATCGCCGCAATTCTCCCGCTGAACTTCACTCTGTCTGTGGCCGCCGCAGCCACCTCGGTCGATGTGCAGGACGTCGTGACCGCTCCGATTGAGACCAACAGCTTCGAGCTCTCGACCGTCGTCAACGCCAAACAGATCAACGATCTCCCTCTCATTCTGCGCGATCCATACCAGTTGGTCCTTCTAGCCCCCGGGGTCGTCACCGCCTCCAATAATGTAGGCGGATTCTCGGTCAACGGGCAGCGCGACCGCAACAACAATTTCATGCTCGACGGCGGCGACAACAACGATACCTCAGTTCCTGGCGGCCAGCAGGGCATCTCCGCAGCTAATCCGGACTCCACGCAGGAGTTCCGCGTCATCACCAATAACTTCGACGCGGAGTTCGGTCGCAACACCGGCGCAATCGTCGATGTCGTCACCCGTGGCGGCAGCAACGGGTTCCACGGCAACGCCTACGAGTTTGGACGCTACAACGCACTTGGCGCGCGCGACTTCTTCAACAAAAAAGAGAACGGCCCGCAGGACCCCTATGTCCGCAACGACTTCGGCGCATCCATCGGCGGCCCGGTCTGGAAAGACCGCACCTTCTTCTTTCTCAATGCCGAGGTTCAGCGCTTCCGCACCACCCGCACCTCGTTTCAGACCACCCCAACAGCCGCATTCCGAACCGGCAAGTTCACCTACACCGATCCCATCGGAGGCAGTCAGACACCCGTTGATCTCACCGCCGACCCAACCACCAACCCGGACAACATCTCCGGCCTCAGACAAGACCCGCTTATCGCAAAGATCCTCGCTCTCGCGCCCGTCGGACAGGCCGACAACGGCGACGGCGTCAGCACCACCTACTTCTTCCCTTCTCTGGATGCCTTGAACTCCTACAACCTCACCGGCCGCTTCGACCAGAAGCTGACGAACAAACATCAGCTAACCGTTCGTTACATCTATGGCCACGCCGCCGAAAGCAACCCTTTCCACGATGAGGTGCTCCCGGGCTACGGCAACTTCAGCAATATCAACACGAATCATAACGGTGTCATCTCCCTCGCCTCTTCGCTCTCCGCCCGCGCCACCAATCTCCTCCGCGCCGGTTACAACCAAAGCAACAGCGGCGACTATTGTAACCACGCAGCCATCGACGCCCTCACCGGCACCGACACCTTCGGCAACGGTCGCGACATCAACATTCCTTACTTTTTCATCTTTGGTTGCTCCGCCCTCGGCGACAGCAACGCGCAGGCCCGGCTTAGTTCAACCCTCCTCTTCGCCGACACCTTTACCTTCACCAAAGGCGCGCATTCCATAAAATTCGGCGGCGAGTACCGCAGCGTCAAGGACAACAACTTCACCGACTTCAATTCGCGCAATCTGCTTCTTCTGGATAACTTCACCATCTTCGGCTATCCCTCCTACAGCTTCTACGGCAGTCACCGCTCTCCCAGCGTACGTGGCTTCGAGGACCTAATCTGGGGCGCGCAGGGCGCCGTCGCCAACTCCTCCGAGAATCAGTTCTTCACCCGCGCCGGTGTTCGCCGCGCCAATGACGTCGCCCGCTTCCGCCAGCACGAAGGTGCAGCCTTCGCGCAGGATACCTGGAAGGTCAACTCAAGGTTCACCGCCATCCTCGGCCTCCGCTACGCCTTCAACGGCGTGCCCTACGAGAAGGACGGCAACCTTTCCACCTTCCTCGGCGATGCCTCCGCTGCCGTGCCTGCCGTTGGCTACTTCAGCTTCACCTCCGTCGGTTCCGGAACCGGGCGTCAGCTCTACGCCGATAGCTGGAAGCTCATCGAGCCTCGCATCGGCTTTGCATACGACCTGAACGGAGACGGCAAGACCGCAATCCGTGGAGGCTTCGGCATCTTCCACGACCGCGTCTTCGACAACCTCTTCGGCAGCGCCAAATCGAATCCCCCCTTCCAGGCACAGGCAAACGAGTACCCCTTCGACGGTACATCCACCACGCCGACGGTCGAGAACACTGCCTTTCCCGGCGAGCTGACCCCCTCCCCCAACATCACCGACGGCCAGTTTCTTACAGCGCCCGTCGTCATCGATCCACACCTCAAAATGCCGACCAGCCAGAGCTACAATCTCGGCATCCAGCATCAGATCAATAACAATTTCACCCTCGAAGTAAACTACGTCGGCAATCACAGCACCCATGGACTCCGCGCCATCGACGGAGCCCCGCCCCAGCCGAATCTCGTGCAGGCAGCCCTCGCCGCTGGCGTTCTACCCGATGCCCTTACCTTCGACGCCCTCTACCAGGGCGGGGTCGACGCCAACGGCACCAGCTTCGGCCCCATGGTCAACAACAACGCCTTCTATCACGAAGCGTTCGAGACCTCGGTCGTCAGCGGCAACTACAACGCCCTGCAAGCCAAGCTCTCCGGGCAGGTCGGCGGCCTCACCTTCACCGGCAGCTACACCTGGTCGCACTCTCTCGACAATGGCAGCGACCCCATCCATCCCGGCGCCGGTGATTCCTTCTTCCCGCGCAACAGCTACGATCTCAGTCCCGAATATGGCAACTCCGACTTTGATGTCCGCCAACGCGGTGTCTTAGCAGCCACCTACGCGTTGCCCATCGGCATCGGCAGTACACACCTGAACAGCAACCTCGTTGGCCACATCTTCGAAGGCATCCAGCTCTCCGGCATCCAGCAGGTTCAGACCGGGTTGCCGTTCGATCTTCGCGGCACCCGCGACAACCTCCACACCGGCGCCGCTAACCGCCCACAGCTCGTCGGAGCGCCATACCCATCCGGTCGCGGAACCATCGTCGCGTCAGGCAAAATCACCGGTCCCGCTGCCGCCGCCTTTGCCAACGCGCCCTACGGCCAGAACCTCTCCCTTCATCGCAACAAGTTCTACGGCCCCGGCTTCGTCAACACCGACGTAGTCTTCCAAAAGACGCAAACCCTGCGTGAGCAGGTCAAGCTGATCTTCCGCGCTGAAAGCTACAACGTCTTCAACCACCCCAACCTCGCCTCGCCCCCTGCGTCTTCGCTGAGCATCGCGTCACCCACCTTCGGCGTCTCGCAATCGCAGCTCAGCCAGAACGACGGCACCACCGGAGCCCGGCAGATTCAAGCGGCATTAAAGGTAGTCTTTTAA
- a CDS encoding APC family permease — protein MRKLRLLPLLAATYFMVSGGPYDLEDIIGFAGYGHALLLLGLLPFFWSFPTALMLGELAAAVPEEGGFYAWVRRAMGPFWGFQEAWLSLAASVFDMAIYPTTFVLYLARIAPSLTRGHRGIVLELGVVALAVLWNLRGAAAVGEGSLRLWILSISPYLILIVIAVYIGLRGATGPFGGHASLAPPVHADYSTAILVAMWNYMGWDNATTIANEVENPQRNYPRVILIAAVMVMLTYVIPIAAIAWAGIPSGRFSTGAWVDAAHILGGPALAFTVVLAGSLDDVGTFSNLTLSYTRLPHALAEDGFLPIVFTKRLKNGTPWVAVLACGFCWALALGFSFERLITIDLVLYGLSMILEFVALIVLRYREPELPRPFRIPGPDWVPVLLGLSPAALVLYALYASRTETVAGMSALAFSSLIAACGLPLYLLAKLRMNGRAQRLDER, from the coding sequence ATGCGCAAACTTCGGTTGCTTCCTTTGCTCGCGGCGACCTATTTCATGGTCTCGGGTGGACCGTATGACCTTGAAGACATCATCGGCTTTGCCGGATATGGCCATGCACTGCTGCTGCTGGGGTTGTTGCCGTTTTTCTGGAGCTTTCCGACAGCGTTGATGCTGGGCGAACTGGCTGCTGCGGTGCCTGAGGAGGGTGGATTCTATGCGTGGGTGCGCCGTGCAATGGGGCCCTTCTGGGGATTTCAGGAGGCGTGGCTTTCGCTTGCTGCCTCTGTCTTCGACATGGCGATTTATCCCACGACATTTGTGCTGTATCTCGCACGCATTGCCCCTTCGCTGACTCGTGGGCATCGGGGAATTGTGCTTGAGCTTGGTGTGGTCGCTCTGGCTGTCCTGTGGAATTTGCGGGGCGCAGCGGCCGTGGGTGAAGGTTCGCTGCGGCTGTGGATTCTTTCGATCTCTCCGTACCTCATTCTTATCGTGATCGCTGTCTATATTGGTCTGCGGGGTGCGACCGGGCCATTTGGTGGCCATGCTTCACTGGCGCCGCCTGTGCATGCCGATTACTCCACAGCGATCCTTGTCGCGATGTGGAACTACATGGGTTGGGACAATGCCACGACCATCGCAAATGAAGTCGAGAATCCGCAACGTAATTATCCTCGCGTGATTTTGATTGCCGCGGTGATGGTGATGCTTACCTATGTCATTCCTATTGCCGCAATTGCGTGGGCCGGCATTCCGTCGGGCCGGTTTTCGACCGGGGCGTGGGTGGATGCGGCACATATTCTCGGAGGGCCTGCGCTGGCGTTTACGGTGGTGCTGGCGGGTTCGCTTGACGATGTGGGGACATTCAGCAATCTCACGCTGTCTTACACGCGCTTGCCTCATGCGCTGGCGGAGGATGGATTCTTACCGATAGTGTTTACAAAGCGGCTGAAGAACGGCACTCCATGGGTTGCGGTGCTGGCCTGTGGCTTCTGCTGGGCGCTGGCGCTGGGGTTCAGCTTTGAGCGGCTGATTACTATTGACCTGGTTCTCTATGGACTGTCGATGATTCTGGAGTTTGTTGCGCTGATCGTTCTGCGTTATAGAGAGCCTGAACTGCCGCGGCCTTTTCGCATTCCCGGACCCGACTGGGTGCCTGTCTTGCTCGGGCTTAGTCCGGCGGCGCTTGTGCTTTACGCGCTCTATGCGTCGCGAACGGAGACGGTGGCGGGAATGTCAGCGCTTGCCTTTTCCTCACTGATTGCCGCTTGTGGTTTGCCGCTGTATCTTCTCGCAAAGCTGCGGATGAACGGCAGAGCTCAACGACTAGATGAGCGGTAG
- the bshC gene encoding bacillithiol biosynthesis cysteine-adding enzyme BshC, which yields MSAECYPITILPHVSQLYRGYLGMGASPVDAAVRQWYGAEPFAGKWMRSERPAVDAGRLADALARQSVEFGASPAAMANIEKLRGGARAVVTGQQVGLFGGPLLTLLKAATAIARAKDATRVSGVEHVPVFWLATEDHDLAEVNQVSLLTKTTVETLRAGLKTKAAVEVGGIALGSEIDQVLEQAGELLEFAPVWETLKECYTAGQTLGGAFAGLMARLFAEQGLIVMDAASQEFHALGASTLRYAIEHAEELQAALIARSEELVKAGYHAQVLVAAGGSLLFLVDEATGERIALRRLPDGGWKAGGKIFSAAELIAILESAPERLSPNALLRPVFQDTILPTAAYIGGPSEIAYFAQSSVVYEAILGRVTPVLPRLTATVLEPSVAAVMEMHEVQLPDAMTTADELALRLGARAMPIEGKRKLAAAGNALDAALAAADDYMGGMDESLGRTVEVSSSKMRYQMNRLRRMAAAFELQKESSLKKHAAAITLNVFPDGHPQERLVAGVWFVARHGEGLVERLVEAAANLCPGHVVIRL from the coding sequence ATGAGCGCTGAGTGTTACCCGATAACGATTTTGCCGCACGTGTCGCAGTTGTATCGCGGCTACCTTGGCATGGGAGCTAGTCCTGTGGACGCGGCGGTGCGCCAATGGTACGGAGCGGAGCCGTTTGCGGGTAAGTGGATGCGCTCCGAACGCCCGGCCGTGGATGCGGGACGGTTGGCAGATGCGTTGGCGCGCCAAAGCGTTGAGTTTGGCGCGAGTCCGGCTGCGATGGCGAATATCGAGAAGCTGCGCGGCGGTGCGCGTGCCGTAGTCACCGGGCAGCAGGTGGGGTTGTTTGGCGGCCCGCTGCTGACTCTATTAAAAGCTGCGACTGCAATTGCCCGGGCTAAGGATGCTACGCGGGTTTCAGGCGTGGAGCATGTGCCGGTTTTCTGGCTGGCTACGGAAGACCATGATCTGGCGGAGGTCAATCAGGTTTCGCTGCTGACGAAGACGACGGTGGAGACGCTGCGGGCGGGATTGAAGACGAAGGCCGCGGTTGAGGTAGGCGGGATTGCGCTGGGCAGCGAGATCGATCAGGTCCTGGAGCAGGCGGGCGAGTTGCTGGAGTTTGCTCCGGTATGGGAGACGCTGAAGGAGTGTTATACAGCGGGGCAGACGTTGGGTGGGGCCTTCGCAGGGTTGATGGCGCGGTTGTTTGCGGAGCAGGGATTGATTGTGATGGACGCCGCTTCGCAGGAGTTTCATGCACTGGGGGCAAGCACGCTGCGGTATGCGATTGAACATGCCGAGGAGTTGCAAGCGGCATTGATTGCGCGTAGCGAAGAGCTGGTCAAGGCTGGGTATCATGCGCAGGTGCTGGTTGCGGCGGGTGGCAGTCTGCTGTTTCTGGTGGATGAAGCGACGGGTGAGCGGATTGCTCTGCGTCGCCTGCCTGATGGTGGATGGAAGGCTGGCGGGAAGATCTTTTCGGCTGCGGAACTGATCGCGATTTTGGAGAGTGCTCCGGAGCGGCTGAGTCCGAATGCGCTGCTGCGGCCGGTATTTCAGGACACAATATTGCCGACGGCGGCGTATATTGGCGGGCCTTCAGAGATTGCTTATTTTGCGCAGAGCTCGGTGGTGTATGAGGCGATTCTGGGGCGAGTGACGCCGGTGCTGCCACGGTTGACCGCTACGGTGCTGGAGCCTTCGGTCGCGGCGGTGATGGAGATGCACGAGGTCCAGTTGCCGGATGCAATGACGACTGCCGACGAGCTGGCGCTTCGGTTGGGCGCGCGCGCGATGCCGATTGAAGGGAAGCGGAAACTGGCTGCGGCGGGCAATGCGCTCGATGCGGCGCTGGCGGCGGCAGACGACTACATGGGCGGGATGGATGAGTCGCTGGGACGGACAGTCGAAGTTTCCAGCTCGAAGATGCGCTACCAGATGAACCGGCTACGACGGATGGCGGCAGCGTTTGAGTTGCAGAAGGAGTCCAGCCTGAAGAAACATGCGGCGGCGATTACGCTGAATGTCTTTCCCGACGGACACCCGCAGGAGCGGTTGGTGGCTGGGGTTTGGTTTGTGGCGCGGCATGGGGAGGGGCTGGTGGAGCGGCTGGTAGAGGCGGCGGCTAATCTTTGTCCCGGTCATGTGGTGATTCGGCTTTAG
- a CDS encoding NUDIX hydrolase, which translates to MATSTKRPVAPKSKSASKSPASKPKTTAKKKPSATKAALISSKLSYKGTVFSVYTDQVMEPRSTTVHTRDVIRHNGSIVVLAVDESVNPKDPDLILIRQYRHAAGQFLLELPAGRIEPKEAPLAAAKREMIEETGFRAKRWTSLTKYYASPGFLGESMQIYLARDLSHGASNPEDDEHIEIVRTPLSKALALIAANKIHDGKTLIGVSLYAAARREGRL; encoded by the coding sequence ATGGCCACTTCGACAAAAAGACCCGTCGCCCCCAAGTCCAAATCTGCCTCCAAATCCCCCGCCAGCAAGCCCAAAACCACCGCCAAGAAGAAGCCCTCCGCCACCAAAGCCGCCCTCATCTCCTCAAAACTCTCCTACAAAGGCACCGTCTTCTCCGTCTACACCGACCAGGTCATGGAGCCCCGTTCCACCACCGTTCATACTCGCGACGTCATTCGGCACAACGGCTCCATCGTCGTCCTCGCGGTAGACGAGTCCGTCAACCCCAAAGACCCCGACCTCATTCTCATCCGCCAGTACCGCCATGCCGCCGGCCAGTTCCTCCTCGAGCTTCCCGCCGGACGCATCGAGCCCAAAGAAGCTCCGCTCGCCGCCGCCAAGCGCGAGATGATCGAAGAAACCGGCTTTCGCGCCAAACGCTGGACGTCCCTCACCAAGTACTACGCCAGCCCCGGCTTCCTCGGCGAGTCCATGCAGATCTACCTCGCCCGCGACCTCAGCCACGGCGCCTCAAACCCCGAGGACGACGAGCACATCGAGATCGTCCGCACCCCGCTCTCAAAAGCCCTCGCCCTCATCGCCGCCAACAAGATCCACGACGGCAAAACCCTCATCGGCGTCTCTCTCTACGCCGCCGCCCGCCGCGAAGGTCGCCTCTAA
- a CDS encoding cold shock domain-containing protein, producing the protein MSQYKGTVKWFNNAKGYGFLGRDGGADVFVHYSSIQREGYKSLKEGDEVEFDIIEGTKGPQADQVSRLKEAV; encoded by the coding sequence GTGAGTCAATATAAAGGCACCGTAAAGTGGTTCAACAATGCAAAAGGCTACGGATTCCTCGGCCGTGATGGCGGGGCAGATGTCTTCGTTCACTACAGCTCCATTCAGCGCGAAGGCTACAAGAGCCTCAAGGAAGGCGACGAAGTAGAATTCGACATCATCGAAGGTACCAAAGGCCCACAGGCCGATCAGGTCAGCCGCCTCAAGGAGGCTGTCTAA
- the polX gene encoding DNA polymerase/3'-5' exonuclease PolX: MDNITIARLLDETAALLEIDAADPFRIRSYRRAAEAIEQQTTQLSTLIADTKQLLAIPGIGKAMAANIVDLVNTGTMPLRDELLTKYKPTMLELLRLPGMGPKTVALIWSSLQVADIDALEEAAKAGHLNKLPRMGEKFTTKLLKGIEDHRKNSSRFRIDQAQDHAERISELIRAFPGIETITPAGSLRRGRETVGDLDLLVTGPACEPDVVAAAVEHVATLPLIDKLLAKGQNKVSFTLRNNLQVDVRLLPRASYGAALQYFTGSKMHNVALRQRAIKRGLTLSEYALLRLEDNKIIAAASEEEIYNALDLDYIPPELRENCGELEAAAAHTLPKLITLADIRGDLHMHTEATDGRDTIRQMAEAAIARGLAYIAITDHSKNLAMTNGLDDARALAHIKRIREVDAEMQGRIRVLPGIEVDILAEGQLDLDDSTLAQMDIVVASVHSRFDQPIEQMTDRILRAIENPHTRILGHPTGRKVLKREAYAVHIDTILKRAAELGVAVEHNASPARSDLNDLNLRLAKQHGCKIVVDTDAHATEELDQMRYGITQLRRAWLTKDDILNTQPTAEALLSQLRPKP; this comes from the coding sequence ATGGACAACATAACCATTGCACGCCTGCTCGACGAAACAGCAGCCCTGCTCGAAATCGACGCAGCCGACCCCTTCCGCATCCGCTCTTACCGCCGCGCCGCCGAAGCAATCGAGCAGCAAACCACCCAACTCTCCACCCTCATCGCCGATACGAAACAACTCCTCGCCATCCCCGGCATCGGCAAAGCCATGGCCGCCAATATCGTCGATCTGGTCAACACCGGCACCATGCCACTCCGCGATGAGCTGCTCACGAAATACAAGCCCACGATGCTTGAACTCCTGCGTCTCCCGGGAATGGGCCCCAAGACCGTGGCCCTCATTTGGTCCTCGTTGCAGGTAGCCGACATCGACGCCCTTGAAGAAGCCGCCAAAGCTGGACACCTCAACAAGCTCCCGCGCATGGGCGAAAAGTTCACCACCAAACTCCTCAAGGGCATCGAAGACCACCGCAAAAACTCCAGCCGATTCCGCATCGACCAGGCTCAAGACCACGCCGAAAGAATCTCAGAGCTTATTCGCGCTTTCCCTGGCATCGAGACCATCACCCCCGCAGGCTCTCTTCGCCGAGGACGCGAAACCGTCGGCGATCTCGATCTCCTCGTCACCGGCCCCGCCTGCGAACCCGATGTCGTCGCCGCCGCAGTCGAGCACGTAGCCACACTGCCCCTCATCGACAAACTCCTCGCCAAAGGCCAGAACAAGGTCTCCTTCACGCTCCGCAACAACCTTCAGGTTGACGTCCGCCTTCTGCCCCGCGCGAGCTATGGAGCCGCGCTGCAATACTTCACCGGCTCCAAGATGCATAACGTAGCCCTGCGCCAGCGCGCCATCAAACGTGGCCTCACCCTCAGCGAATACGCTTTGCTGCGATTGGAAGACAACAAGATCATCGCCGCCGCCAGCGAAGAAGAGATCTACAACGCCCTCGATCTCGACTACATCCCACCCGAGCTACGCGAAAATTGTGGCGAACTCGAAGCCGCGGCCGCTCATACCCTCCCCAAACTCATCACTCTGGCCGACATTCGCGGTGACCTGCACATGCACACCGAAGCCACCGACGGACGCGACACCATCCGCCAGATGGCCGAAGCCGCCATCGCCCGTGGCCTCGCCTACATCGCCATCACCGACCACTCAAAAAATCTGGCCATGACCAACGGCCTCGACGATGCCCGCGCTCTCGCCCACATCAAGCGCATCCGCGAAGTCGACGCCGAGATGCAGGGCCGCATCCGCGTCCTCCCCGGCATCGAGGTCGACATCCTGGCCGAAGGCCAGCTCGATCTCGACGACAGTACCCTCGCTCAAATGGACATTGTCGTCGCCAGTGTCCACAGCCGCTTCGACCAACCCATCGAGCAGATGACTGACCGCATCCTCCGGGCCATCGAAAACCCACACACCCGCATCCTCGGCCACCCCACCGGCCGCAAGGTGCTCAAGCGCGAAGCCTACGCCGTCCATATAGACACCATCCTCAAACGCGCCGCCGAGCTAGGCGTCGCTGTCGAGCACAACGCCTCACCCGCTCGCTCCGATCTCAACGATCTCAACCTCCGCCTGGCCAAACAACACGGTTGCAAAATCGTAGTCGACACCGACGCTCACGCGACCGAAGAGCTCGACCAGATGCGCTACGGAATCACCCAACTCCGCCGCGCGTGGCTCACCAAAGACGACATTTTGAACACCCAACCCACCGCCGAAGCTCTTTTAAGCCAACTCCGACCCAAGCCCTGA
- a CDS encoding PEP-CTERM sorting domain-containing protein (PEP-CTERM proteins occur, often in large numbers, in the proteomes of bacteria that also encode an exosortase, a predicted intramembrane cysteine proteinase. The presence of a PEP-CTERM domain at a protein's C-terminus predicts cleavage within the sorting domain, followed by covalent anchoring to some some component of the (usually Gram-negative) cell surface. Many PEP-CTERM proteins exhibit an unusual sequence composition that includes large numbers of potential glycosylation sites. Expression of one such protein has been shown restore the ability of a bacterium to form floc, a type of biofilm.) encodes MRRAKLRAQRYARMKLAGYVRPKPVTRPHHHYPNRPRMTRAEALRRYNLACGVLPEREAQQETISEETSADFAPRRPFDFVPVADSDDQQLIASNSIPSYVGPEDISDNSTPEGSATYAPQIGGFLGSPGFPGSGGAQPPRSSTPPPVLTTVPEPESLALLLTGLAGGVGILRRRIRA; translated from the coding sequence ATGCGCCGTGCAAAGCTCCGAGCACAGCGATACGCGCGTATGAAGCTGGCAGGCTACGTCAGACCGAAACCTGTGACCAGGCCACACCACCACTATCCGAACCGCCCCAGAATGACACGAGCCGAGGCGCTTCGCCGCTACAATCTCGCCTGTGGGGTATTACCGGAGAGAGAAGCCCAGCAGGAGACAATCAGCGAAGAAACCTCGGCTGATTTCGCCCCCCGGCGCCCCTTTGACTTTGTTCCGGTGGCAGACTCAGACGACCAACAACTGATCGCGTCAAATTCCATTCCGTCGTATGTCGGACCGGAAGACATCTCCGACAATTCAACCCCGGAGGGATCGGCGACCTACGCACCGCAGATCGGTGGGTTTCTCGGAAGCCCGGGATTTCCAGGATCCGGAGGAGCACAGCCGCCACGCAGTTCCACTCCGCCGCCAGTGCTGACCACGGTTCCCGAGCCTGAAAGCCTCGCACTTCTACTGACAGGTCTGGCCGGGGGAGTTGGCATCCTGCGCCGCAGAATCAGAGCCTGA
- the cobA gene encoding uroporphyrinogen-III C-methyltransferase, with amino-acid sequence MSQVPSASTFAVASRKKAALAAQSGHVYLAGAGPGDPDYLTLRTAHLLGTADLILPDDLVSDEILALAHEGAEIIPVGKRCGQPRITQAEIHVLMIEGAQAGKSVLRLKSGDPLIFGRAGEEIQALRGAGIPFEIVPGITTAFAVAAALQTPLTDRGAASKLILATAHHAAGKVQLTPKWTGAFPPDATLVIYMPGRNFRALADDLIGSGIAADTPCVAVSKASTAAEHVHVATLRSIEDADIGPAPVILLIGQAIKVR; translated from the coding sequence GTGAGTCAGGTGCCGAGTGCTTCAACGTTTGCTGTGGCATCGCGAAAGAAGGCGGCTCTCGCAGCCCAGAGCGGGCACGTCTATCTCGCCGGAGCAGGTCCGGGCGACCCTGACTATCTAACCCTGCGTACGGCGCATCTGCTGGGAACGGCCGATCTTATCCTGCCCGACGATCTTGTCTCCGACGAGATTCTTGCCCTGGCGCACGAGGGCGCGGAGATTATTCCTGTTGGCAAACGCTGCGGCCAGCCTCGCATTACCCAGGCTGAGATCCACGTTCTTATGATCGAGGGGGCACAGGCCGGGAAGTCGGTACTGCGCCTTAAGTCAGGCGATCCGCTTATCTTCGGGCGTGCTGGAGAAGAGATTCAGGCTCTTCGCGGCGCGGGCATCCCCTTTGAGATCGTTCCCGGCATCACGACTGCCTTTGCAGTCGCCGCTGCTTTGCAGACGCCGCTCACCGATCGCGGCGCTGCATCCAAGCTGATTCTTGCTACGGCGCACCATGCGGCTGGCAAAGTTCAGCTGACTCCGAAGTGGACAGGCGCCTTTCCTCCGGATGCTACGCTCGTCATCTACATGCCGGGTCGCAACTTCCGTGCACTTGCCGATGATCTCATTGGCTCCGGCATCGCCGCGGATACGCCTTGCGTTGCTGTCTCCAAGGCGTCTACCGCTGCAGAACATGTTCATGTTGCGACGCTGAGGTCGATTGAAGATGCTGATATCGGACCGGCACCGGTGATTCTGCTTATAGGACAGGCCATCAAGGTTCGCTGA